Proteins found in one Archaeoglobus neptunius genomic segment:
- a CDS encoding radical SAM/SPASM domain-containing protein produces the protein MDRIRFFAEVVDNPVAKTAIKSLSGYCHLCQKNRLEVALELALGYRDKACWKCRLASKVVKPVLERGAKAFNVTYGELKEKFKDAYWRRGLANVIKGLANFGMQKPFVPGAPFQVVWDVTYACNLRCRHCYATAGKPLEDELTTEEAFDAIDKFDRLGVTIIAFSGGEPLVRRDIFDLTKYAADKGIYVAIATNGTLITEDVARKLKESGVGYLQISLDGLKQTHDRFRGISGSFDRTVEGIKNALKAGLFVNVSMTVTKYNYRDVEGVIGLCETLGVNWFMHYNFIPTGRGREIVEADISPEQREELLKFLYQRNHTSSIQLLSTAPQFARVALQCEGNMVPTHFYNITAGDRLRELAGFIGGCGAGRFYISMRANGDIQPCVFFPLKVGNIRELDHRSLEDLWLHNHVFEDLRDKDIIEGCGTCRYRYYCGGCRARAYNYFGDYLKPDPGCIRNKNWWKQVKISELELQ, from the coding sequence ATGGACAGAATCAGGTTTTTTGCTGAAGTTGTGGATAATCCTGTAGCAAAGACGGCAATAAAATCACTCTCAGGTTACTGTCACCTCTGTCAGAAAAACAGGCTTGAGGTCGCCCTCGAACTTGCGTTGGGTTACAGAGACAAGGCCTGCTGGAAGTGCAGATTGGCCTCGAAGGTTGTCAAACCCGTTCTGGAGAGGGGGGCAAAGGCTTTCAATGTAACCTACGGGGAACTGAAGGAGAAATTCAAGGATGCCTACTGGAGAAGAGGTTTAGCGAATGTTATCAAGGGTCTGGCTAATTTTGGAATGCAGAAACCTTTTGTTCCGGGTGCACCTTTTCAGGTGGTCTGGGATGTAACCTACGCATGCAATCTCCGCTGCAGGCACTGCTATGCGACTGCCGGAAAGCCTTTGGAGGACGAACTAACAACTGAAGAAGCCTTCGATGCAATAGACAAATTTGACAGGCTTGGAGTTACCATAATAGCGTTTTCCGGTGGAGAGCCACTCGTAAGGAGAGATATATTTGATCTGACAAAATATGCTGCTGATAAAGGAATCTACGTTGCAATTGCCACTAACGGAACTCTTATCACCGAAGATGTTGCAAGAAAACTAAAAGAGAGCGGAGTTGGGTACCTGCAGATCAGTTTGGACGGTCTTAAACAGACGCACGACCGGTTCAGAGGAATATCCGGCTCATTCGACAGAACGGTCGAAGGGATAAAGAATGCTCTTAAGGCAGGACTGTTTGTCAACGTTTCCATGACTGTCACGAAATACAACTACAGGGATGTTGAGGGAGTTATAGGTCTCTGCGAGACACTGGGCGTTAACTGGTTCATGCATTACAACTTTATTCCCACTGGAAGAGGGAGAGAAATTGTTGAGGCAGATATCAGCCCTGAGCAAAGAGAGGAACTGCTGAAGTTCTTGTATCAGAGGAACCACACCTCAAGCATCCAGCTACTGTCCACCGCACCGCAATTTGCAAGAGTTGCTCTTCAGTGCGAGGGAAACATGGTGCCAACCCATTTCTACAATATAACTGCGGGGGACAGGCTGAGGGAGCTGGCCGGGTTTATCGGGGGTTGCGGTGCGGGGAGATTTTACATATCGATGAGGGCAAATGGTGACATCCAGCCCTGTGTTTTCTTTCCCCTGAAGGTAGGAAACATAAGGGAGCTAGATCACAGGAGTCTGGAAGACCTCTGGCTCCACAATCACGTCTTTGAGGATCTTCGAGATAAGGATATTATAGAGGGTTGTGGAACATGCAGATACAGGTATTACTGTGGCGGCTGCAGAGCAAGGGCTTACAACTATTTTGGGGATTATCTAAAGCCTGATCCTGGCTGCATCCGAAACAAAAATTGGTGGAAGCAGGTTAAAATATCAGAACTGGAACTACAATAA
- a CDS encoding molybdenum cofactor guanylyltransferase codes for MAVLVGGVGRRIGMEKTEVELCGKRLIEIAIEKYSEYDTVFVCRDEKQAKFLSERYDIKITCDFYRDVGSIAGIHAALNFFENCVVAAVDMPFVRKKLVEHIYEKGVETGCDALVPKHEYPEPLLAYYSRGSIGEIEKAIKSGIRKILFPLRNLNVIYYPAENLRKFDKDLLSFLNINTEEDLKRAEEICSEMGLEGL; via the coding sequence ATGGCTGTACTTGTGGGTGGTGTAGGGCGCAGAATAGGGATGGAAAAAACAGAGGTCGAACTTTGCGGGAAAAGACTGATTGAAATAGCCATAGAGAAGTACTCGGAATACGATACAGTTTTTGTCTGCAGAGATGAGAAGCAGGCAAAATTTCTTTCCGAGAGGTACGATATTAAGATTACATGCGACTTTTACAGGGACGTGGGGTCAATAGCCGGTATTCATGCTGCTCTGAATTTCTTTGAAAATTGCGTTGTCGCTGCAGTGGATATGCCTTTTGTTAGAAAAAAACTTGTCGAACACATATACGAGAAGGGTGTTGAGACGGGCTGCGATGCACTGGTACCCAAACATGAATATCCCGAGCCACTGCTTGCTTACTACTCCAGAGGATCGATAGGAGAGATCGAAAAGGCGATTAAATCCGGAATAAGGAAGATACTGTTCCCCTTGAGAAATCTCAATGTTATTTACTATCCTGCAGAAAACCTGAGAAAGTTTGATAAAGATTTGCTCTCATTCCTCAACATCAACACAGAGGAGGATTTGAAGAGGGCTGAAGAGATATGCTCAGAGATGGGTTTGGAAGGGTTGTGA
- the moaA gene encoding GTP 3',8-cyclase MoaA, which yields MLRDGFGRVVTNLRIAVTNRCNLECFYCHKEGERNPGKEMSPDRIVEIAKAFHKLGVKKLKITGGEPLLRKDILDIIQEMPEFDEISMTTNGILLEKYAEELRECGLSRVNVSLDTLNAEKYRFITKVGDVEKVVSGISRACEVGLTPVKVNMLVLKGINDDEVENLLEFTNSFNSSEVRAILQLIELLPLPGLEKYFFDISSLEKKYSEIAFQTRIRAMHRRMQYFTPLGVIEFVKPLDNSAFCMHCNRMRVTSDGKLKPCLLRDTTISINGKHDDELINEIIATVRKREPYFKGEP from the coding sequence ATGCTCAGAGATGGGTTTGGAAGGGTTGTGACGAACTTAAGAATTGCTGTTACCAACAGATGCAATCTCGAATGCTTTTACTGCCATAAGGAAGGGGAGAGAAACCCGGGAAAGGAGATGTCACCGGACAGGATAGTCGAGATAGCAAAGGCCTTCCACAAGCTCGGTGTGAAAAAACTCAAAATTACGGGAGGAGAGCCACTGCTCAGAAAGGACATTTTGGATATTATTCAGGAAATGCCCGAGTTTGATGAGATTTCAATGACCACTAACGGAATTTTGCTGGAAAAGTATGCAGAGGAACTCAGAGAGTGCGGATTGAGCAGGGTGAATGTAAGTCTCGATACGCTCAATGCGGAGAAATACAGGTTCATCACAAAAGTTGGTGATGTCGAAAAGGTCGTGAGTGGGATATCCCGGGCATGCGAGGTTGGGTTAACCCCCGTAAAGGTTAACATGCTTGTGCTGAAGGGTATAAATGATGATGAGGTGGAAAATCTGCTGGAGTTTACGAATTCATTCAATAGCAGTGAAGTGAGAGCGATTCTGCAGTTAATCGAGCTGTTACCTCTCCCCGGTCTGGAAAAGTACTTTTTTGACATCTCCTCTTTAGAAAAAAAATATTCTGAAATTGCATTCCAGACAAGAATTAGGGCCATGCACAGAAGGATGCAGTATTTCACTCCTCTGGGCGTGATTGAGTTCGTAAAGCCCCTTGACAACTCTGCCTTCTGCATGCACTGTAACAGGATGAGGGTCACCTCTGACGGTAAGTTAAAACCGTGTCTTCTAAGAGATACCACCATAAGCATCAATGGAAAACACGACGATGAGCTGATAAACGAAATAATAGCAACTGTCAGGAAAAGGGAGCCATACTTCAAAGGTGAACCATGA
- a CDS encoding 2,5-diamino-6-(ribosylamino)-4(3H)-pyrimidinone 5'-phosphate reductase gives MRPYVFINVAASLDGKISDETRKQLKISCAEDLKIVDELRANSDAIMVGIGTVLADDPRLTVKSAELRAMRVGQGKSPNPVRVIVDSKCRVPLDARVLNDEAKTIVAVSKSANREKMKMVAEVAEVAVFGGRKVDLKLLLEYLYKTGIRKVMVEGGGTLISSLISEKLVDEMRIYYAPMFIGGSSSPTICDGRSEIVGCSIERIKKIGGGFAVHVKFNP, from the coding sequence ATGAGACCGTACGTCTTCATCAACGTTGCCGCAAGTCTGGACGGTAAAATCAGTGATGAAACAAGAAAACAGCTTAAAATCTCATGCGCAGAAGACTTAAAGATCGTGGACGAATTGAGAGCAAACTCGGATGCAATTATGGTGGGAATAGGCACGGTTCTGGCTGATGATCCGAGACTGACTGTGAAAAGTGCTGAACTCAGGGCGATGAGGGTCGGCCAGGGAAAAAGCCCCAACCCAGTGAGAGTGATTGTTGACAGCAAATGCAGAGTGCCCCTTGACGCGAGAGTTCTGAACGATGAGGCAAAGACGATTGTTGCAGTCTCAAAATCGGCGAACAGGGAAAAAATGAAGATGGTTGCTGAGGTTGCTGAGGTTGCCGTGTTCGGAGGGAGGAAGGTCGATTTAAAGTTGCTGCTTGAATACCTGTACAAGACAGGAATAAGGAAGGTTATGGTTGAGGGTGGGGGAACTCTGATTTCGTCCCTTATTTCGGAGAAGCTGGTTGATGAGATGAGAATCTACTATGCCCCAATGTTCATAGGCGGCAGCAGTTCTCCAACAATATGTGACGGGAGGTCAGAAATCGTGGGTTGTAGCATCGAGAGAATTAAGAAAATTGGAGGGGGATTTGCGGTGCATGTAAAATTCAATCCGTGA
- a CDS encoding transcriptional regulator translates to MGKGDMGMNPLHEISDVIENMKFKPSDIRIYSLLLEKGEMRVSEIARELGLSVRFVRDRLKVLVKRGIVKKELIERGWVGYIYKAEKPVKVLEKIKSGLILEFERIEKSLTD, encoded by the coding sequence ATGGGAAAGGGGGATATGGGTATGAATCCGCTCCATGAGATCTCAGATGTGATAGAGAATATGAAGTTCAAACCATCAGACATCAGAATATACTCACTTCTTCTGGAGAAAGGGGAGATGAGGGTGAGTGAGATTGCAAGAGAGCTTGGTCTTTCTGTCAGATTTGTCAGGGACAGGTTGAAAGTGCTGGTTAAGAGGGGAATCGTCAAAAAAGAGCTAATTGAAAGGGGATGGGTGGGCTACATTTACAAAGCTGAAAAACCCGTAAAAGTTCTGGAGAAGATAAAATCAGGGCTAATTCTGGAGTTTGAAAGAATTGAAAAGAGCCTCACGGATTGA
- the mfnA gene encoding tyrosine decarboxylase MfnA: MDITDELRAYREKDIPYSRVLSSMCTIPHPIALEAHSMFIETNLGDPGIFRGTLELEKKLMEMLGKILHCDNPAGYICSGGTEANIQGIRAARNIQRSKNKPNIVIPETAHFSFEKIGDILGVEIRRAGIDEEYRVEVGMVERLIDDSTVAIVGIAGTTELGQIDPIVELSKLAEERGIELHVDAAFGGLVIPFMDDPYPFDFQNKGVSSITIDPHKMGMATIPAGGIVFRSEKYLRALEVETPYLTSKAQFTLTGTRPGTGVASAYAVLKHLGFDGMKEVVNKCLDNTRLLVEEMMSLGFEPVIEPIMNVVAFPADDAERLKEELYRRNWVISTIRNPRAIRFVIMPHVTEEVIKSFISDFRKIVGR, from the coding sequence ATGGACATCACCGATGAACTGAGGGCGTACAGAGAAAAGGACATTCCGTACTCTCGGGTACTCAGCTCTATGTGCACAATTCCGCATCCGATTGCTCTTGAGGCCCACAGTATGTTCATAGAGACGAATTTGGGAGACCCGGGGATATTCAGAGGCACCCTTGAGCTGGAGAAGAAGTTGATGGAGATGCTTGGAAAAATTCTACACTGTGATAATCCTGCAGGGTATATCTGCTCCGGTGGTACTGAAGCAAACATTCAGGGAATAAGAGCCGCAAGAAATATTCAGAGATCGAAAAATAAACCGAACATCGTCATTCCTGAAACTGCTCATTTCTCGTTTGAGAAGATAGGCGACATTCTGGGCGTGGAGATCCGAAGGGCTGGGATAGATGAGGAATACCGGGTTGAGGTGGGCATGGTGGAAAGACTGATCGATGATTCCACAGTTGCCATTGTTGGCATTGCCGGAACAACCGAGCTAGGACAGATTGATCCAATTGTGGAGCTTTCAAAGCTTGCAGAGGAGAGAGGTATAGAGCTCCATGTCGATGCAGCTTTTGGTGGTCTCGTGATCCCCTTCATGGATGATCCTTACCCCTTTGATTTCCAGAACAAAGGTGTATCCTCGATTACAATAGATCCGCACAAAATGGGTATGGCCACGATTCCCGCCGGAGGTATAGTTTTCAGAAGTGAAAAGTACCTGAGAGCTCTTGAGGTCGAGACTCCTTACTTGACATCGAAGGCCCAATTCACCCTCACAGGAACTAGACCGGGAACTGGCGTAGCTTCGGCCTATGCCGTGTTAAAGCACCTGGGATTTGATGGTATGAAAGAGGTCGTGAACAAATGCCTGGATAACACAAGATTGCTGGTTGAGGAGATGATGTCGCTGGGATTTGAACCTGTTATCGAGCCAATAATGAACGTTGTTGCCTTTCCGGCAGATGATGCTGAAAGACTGAAAGAGGAACTGTACCGGAGAAATTGGGTGATATCCACAATAAGAAATCCGAGAGCAATAAGGTTTGTTATTATGCCCCATGTCACGGAAGAGGTTATTAAGTCATTTATATCAGATTTTAGAAAGATTGTTGGAAGGTGA